In a single window of the Hippocampus zosterae strain Florida chromosome 6, ASM2543408v3, whole genome shotgun sequence genome:
- the LOC127602645 gene encoding ral guanine nucleotide dissociation stimulator-like isoform X3, producing MFESSRRARDVWDAVKLEVADSRGPVVLHSFTQLDPDLPLPESSTQEIGEEVEDDAIFTITLRKVQLHHSSSKGQRWLGVETDAGLSLYETCKVRTIKAGTLERLVEYMVTAFKGKDSTYVTIFLCTYRSFATAKQVLDLLLNRYARLQNVPAATAHRVCQDDCTELRNTVSSILGAWLDQYSEDFWTPPGYDCLHQLLSYLHLHFPGSDLERRARNLLAHFHRRQQREPDADGEHLGCPFATQEESGFEDELPAFSFLSFDPIMVAEQFTLMDADLFKKVVPYHCLGGIWSQRDKKGKEHLAPTIRATVAQFNSVTNCVISTSLSNAALKHNQRARLLERWIDVARECRILKNFSSLRAILSALQCNAVHRLKRTWEEVSRESFRTFRELSEIFSDDNNYSLSRELLVKEGTSKFATLELNPKRAQRRHQQQRDLGVMQGTIPYLGTFLTDLVMMDTAMKDYTEGGLINFEKRRKEFEVIAQIKLLQLASNNYSFTQDAHFREWFASAEKLSEAESYQLSCDIEPLSESASNTLRAKKNGGIMKRWSDRQLAEGSSGCLAAGSGGVGASGSHSKSFDHAHFRPYQDGGDALSVTSVSSSGSDLEDVNASFLSDSPEGHERKTSTPSVKLSVSALGREASAADTTSTQVDDCCIIRVSLDVENGNMYKSILVTSQDKTPAVIRKAMIKHNLEREKTEDYELVQKISEEKELRIPDNANVFYAMNSSANYDFVLKKRGPARPPRAKTVASSTLPRMKQKGLKIAKGIF from the exons ATGTTCGAGTCGTCGCGGCGGGCGCGGGATGTGTGGGACGCGGTCAAGCTGGAGGTGGCCGACAGCCGCGGCCCGGTGGTGCTGCACAGCTTCACGCAGCTAGACCCGGATCTGCCTCTCCCGGAG AGCTCGACGCAGGAGATCGGCGAGGAGGTGGAGGACGACGCCATCTTCACCATCACGCTGCGTAAGGTGCAGCTGCACCACTCGTCCAGCAAGGGGCAGCGCTGGCTGGGCGTGGAGACGGACGCCGGCCTCAGCCTGTACGAGACGTGCAAGGTGCGGACCATCAAGGCGGGCACCCTGGAGAGGCTGGTGGAGTACATGGTCACCGCCTTCAAGGGCAAGGATTCCACCTACGTCACCATCTTCCTCTGCACTTACCGATCGTTCGCCACCGCCAAGCAGGTGCTCGACCTGCTGCTCAACAG GTACGCCAGGCTCCAGAATGTTCCGGCGGCGACGGCGCATCGCGTCTGCCAGGACGACTGCACCGAGCTCAGAAA CACGGTGTCGTCCATCTTGGGTGCCTGGTTGGACCAGTACTCGGAGGACTTTTGGACTCCTCCGGGCTACGACTGCCTCCACCAGCTGTTGTCGTACCTCCACCTTCACTTCCCCGGCTCCGACCTGGAGCGTCGCGCCCGCAACCTGCTGGCACATTTCCACAGACGGCAGCAGCGCGAACCCGACGCCGACG GCGAGCACTTGGGCTGCCCGTTCGCCACGCAGGAGGAGAGCGGCTTTGAGGACGAGCTGCCCGCCTTCAGCTTCCTGTCCTTTGACCCCATCATGGTGGCCGAGCAGTTCACGCTTATGGACGCG GACCTGTTCAAGAAGGTGGTCCCGTACCACTGCCTGGGGGGCATCTGGTCGCAGCGCGACAAGAAGGGTAAAGAGCACTTGGCCCCCACCATCCGCGCCACCGTGGCCCAGTTCAACTCGGTCACCAACTGCGTGATCAGCACCAGCCTGAGCAACGCCGCCCTCAAGCACAACCAGAGGGCCCGACTCCTGGAGAGGTGGATCGACGTGGCCCGG GAGTGCCGGATCCTGAAGAACTTCTCCTCGTTGCGAGCCATCCTGTCCGCCCTGCAGTGCAACGCCGTCCACCGCCTGAAGAGGACCTGGGAGGAAGTGTCTCG GGAGAGTTTCCGCACCTTCCGCGAACTTTCCGAGATCTTCTCGGACGACAACAACTACTCGCTCAGCCGGGAGCTGCTGGTCAAG GAGGGAACGTCCAAGTTTGCTACTTTGGAGCTGAATCCCAAGCGAGCTCAGAGGAGGCACCAGCAGCAGCGAGACCTG GGCGTGATGCAGGGCACCATTCCCTACCTGGGCACCTTCCTCACGGACCTGGTCATGATGGACACGGCCATGAAGGACTACACCGAG GGTGGCCTGATCAACTTTGAGAAGAGACGAAAG GAGTTCGAGGTGATCGCGCAGATCAAACTGCTGCAGCTGGCGTCCAACAACTACAGCTTCACGCAGGACGCGCACTTCCGCGAGTGGTTCGCCTCCGCCGAGAAACTCAGCGAGGCCGAGAG CTACCAGCTGTCGTGCGACATCGAGCCGCTCTCGGAGTCGGCCAGCAACACGCTGCGAGCCAAGAAGAACGGAGGCATCATGAAACGATGGAGCGA TCGGCAGCTGGCCGAGGGCTCCTCCGGCTGCCTGGCGGCCGGGAGCGGCGGCGTTGGCGCCTCGGGCTCCCACTCCAAGTCCTTTGACCACGCCCACTTCCGACCCTACCAAGATGGCGGAGATGCCCTCAGCGTCACCTCCGTCAGCTCCAGCGGCTCCGACCTGGAGGACGTCAACGCCAGCTTCCTGTCGGACTCGCCCGAGGGACACGAGAGGAAG ACGTCCACGCCTTCGGTGAAACTTTCCGTCTCGGCGCTGGGGAGGGAAGCTTCGGCGGCAGACACGACCTCCACG CAGGTGGACGACTGCTGCATCATCCGCGTCAGCCTGGACGTGGAGAACGGGAACATGTACAAGAGCATCCTG GTGACCAGTCAGGATAAGACGCCGGCCGTCATCCGCAAGGCGATGATCAAACACAATCTGGAGAGGGAGAAAACCGAAGACTACGAGCTGGTGCAGAAGATCTCCGAAGAgaaag AGCTTCGCATCCCCGACAACGCCAACGTCTTCTACGCCATGAACTCCAGCGCCAACTACGACTTTGTGCTGAAGAAGCGGGGGCCGGCGCGGCCCCCGCGCGCCAAGACGGTGGCCAGCTCCACGCTGCCGCGCATGAAGCAGAAAGGACTGAAGATCGCCAAGGGCATTTTCTGA
- the mmp11a gene encoding stromelysin-3 has translation SFSSQVSDKFPELKQRFKLPDVHNLFKDVALSNSTRRPGKRLRCGVPDFANSQRKRLLPPGHRRRRFVLYGGRLDKNDLTYRIVRFPWQMGEEKVRRVFREALKIWSDVTPLTFTEIHAGKADIRIDFTRYWHGDSLPFDGPGGILAHAFFPKTHRQGDVHFDYDEAWTLGNHMGTDLLQVAAHEFGHVLGLLHSEEPGAIMSAYYSFSYPLRLSHDDRRGIQYLYGTRPTSPPTTSPAPPPAPPPASHPESNEILPHPDTCQTDFDAASMIRGELFFFKSGYVWRIRDGRLESGYPALASRHWRGIPNHVDAAFEDEAGNVWFFQGDSYWVFDAEMRVRGPESVRGLGLPATGVRAALRWGRDPDFNTYVLGTGGYWRLSPRRSRLESAYPRATSDWGDIPAKVDAAFQDAYGYAHLIRGRQYWKLDPVAMNSLEGYPRYVGVDFFGC, from the exons tcatTCTCCTCACAGGTGTCTGACAAATTCCCCGAGCTGAAGCAACGCTTCAAGCTCCCTGACGTCCACAATCTCTTCAAGGATGTCGCGCTGTCCAACAGCACCCGGAGGCCAGGGAAGCGTCTCCGCTGCGGAGTTCCCGACTTTGCCAACAGCCAGCGGAAACGTCTCCTTCCGCCAGGACACCGGCGCAGACGCTTTGTCCTCTACGGGGGGCGCCTTGACAAGAACGACCTCACCTACAG GATCGTGCGCTTCCCGTGGCAGATGGGCGAGGAGAAGGTGCGGCGCGTTTTTCGGGAAGCTCTGAAGATTTGGAGCGACGTGACGCCGCTCACTTTTACCGAGATCCACGCCGGCAAAGCCGACATCCGCATCGACTTCACCAG ATACTGGCACGGCGACAGCCTCCCGTTCGACGGCCCAGGCGGGATCCTTGCTCACGCCTTCTTCCCCAAAACACATCGCCAAGGAGACGTCCATTTTGACTACGATGAGGCCTGGACACTCGGAAACCACATGG GCACGGACCTCCTCCAGGTGGCGGCTCACGAGTTTGGCCACGTCCTGGGCCTGCTTCACTCGGAGGAACCCGGAGCCATCATGTCCGCCTACTATTCCTTCTCGTACCCGCTCAGGCTGAGCCACGACGACCGGCGCGGCATCCAGTACCTGTACGGGACGCGGCCCACATCGCCGCCCACTACATCGCCTgcacccccgccggcaccgcCGCCGGCGTCGCATCCCGAGTCCAACGAGATTCTCCCACAT ccCGACACGTGCCAGACGGACTTTGACGCGGCGTCCATGATACGCGGTGAGCTTTTCTTCTTCAAGTCAGGATACGTATGGCGCATCCGTGACGGCCGTCTCGAGAGTGGCTATCCCGCGCTAGCGTCGCGCCACTGGCGAGGGATCCCTAATCACGTGGACGCCGCCTTCGAAGACGAGGCCGGGAACGTTTGGTTCTTTCAAG GTGACAGCTACTGGGTGTTTGACGCCGAGATGCGGGTGCGAGGGCCAGAGTCGGTCCGGGGCCTGGGCCTTCCCGCAACGGGCGTCCGGGCGGCGCTGCGCTGGGGCCGCGACCCGGATTTCAACACCTACGTCTTGGGCACGGGCGGCTACTGGCGCTTGAGCCCACGACGCAGTCGCCTGGAGTCGGCGTACCCGCGGGCCACCAGCGACTGGGGCGACATCCCGGCCAAAGTGGACGCTGCCTTCCAAGACGCTTACG GCTACGCCCACCTCATCCGCGGACGGCAATACTGGAAATTGGACCCGGTGGCCATGAACTCCCTGGAGGGTTACCCCCGCTACGTGGGAGTCGACTTCTTCGGCTGTTGA
- the smarcb1a gene encoding SWI/SNF-related matrix-associated actin-dependent regulator of chromatin subfamily B member 1-A produces the protein MALSKTFGQKPVKFQLEDDGDFYMIGSEVGNYLRMFRGSLYKRYPSLWRKLASVEERKKIVESSQDHGYTQLATSVTLLRACEVEEILDGNDDKYKAVSISTEPPAYLREQKAKRNSQWVPTLPNSSHHLDAVPCSTTINRSRLGRDKKRTFPLCFDDHDPAVIHENATQSEVLVPIRLDMEIEGQKLRDAFTWNMNEKLMTPEMFSEILCDDLDLNPLAFVPAIASAIRQQMESYPTDSILDEQTDQRVIIKLNIHVGNISLVDQFEWDMSERDNSPEKFALKLCSELGLGGEFVTTIAYSIRGQLSWHQRTYAFSENPLPTVEIAIRNTGDADQWCPLLETLTDAEMEKKIRDQDRNTRRMRRLAHTAPAW, from the exons ATGGCGCTCAGCAAGACGTTTGGCCAAAAGCCTGTCAAATTCCAGCTGGAAGACGATGGGGACTTTTACATGATCGGCTCGGAG GTGGGCAACTACCTGCGGATGTTCCGGGGTTCGCTCTACAAACGCTATCCGTCCTTGTGGAGGAAGTTGGCGTCGGTGGAGGAGCGCAAGAAGATCGTGGAGTCGTCGCAAG ATCACGGCTACACGCAGCTGGCCACCAGCGTGACGCTGCTCAGGGCCTGCGAGGTGGAGGAGATCCTGGACGGCAACGACGACAAGTACAAGGCCGTCTCCATCAGCACCGAGCCGCCCGCCTACCTCAG GGAACAGAAGGCCAAGAGGAACAGCCAGTGGGTGCCCACGCTGCCCAACAGCTCCCACCACCTCGACGCCGTCCCCTGCTCCACCACCATCAACCGCAGCCGCCTGGGACGGGACAAAAAGAGGACCTTCCCGCTCTG CTTTGACGACCACGACCCGGCGGTGATCCACGAGAACGCCACGCAGTCCGAAGTGCTGGTGCCCATCCGGCTGGACATGGAGATCGAAGGCCAGAAGCTCCGAGACGCCTTCACGTGGAACATGAACG AGAAGCTGATGACTCCCGAGATGTTTTCCGAGATCCTCTGCGACGACCTGGACCTCAACCCGTTGGCTTTCGTGCCCGCCATCGCTTCCGCCATCCGCCAGCAGATGGAGTCGTACCCCACCGACAGCATCCTGGACGAGCAGACAGACCAGAGGGTCATCATCAAG CTCAACATCCACGTGGGCAACATTTCCCTGGTGGACCAGTTTGAGTGGGACATGTCGGAGAGGGACAACTCGCCGGAGAAGTTTGCGCTCAAGCTGTGCTCCGAGCTGGGCCTGGGGGGCGAGTTTGTCACCACCATCGCCTACAGCATCCGGGGCCAGCTCAGTTGGCACCAGAGGACGTACGCCTTCAG CGAGAACCCCCTCCCCACGGTGGAGATCGCCATCAGGAACACGGGCGATGCCGACCAGTGGTGCCCCCTGCTGGAGACGCTGACAGACGCCGAGATGGAGAAGAAGATCAGGGACCAGGACAGAAACACCAG ACGAATGAGGCGACTCGCCCACACGGCGCCGGCCTGGTAG
- the LOC127602645 gene encoding ral guanine nucleotide dissociation stimulator-like isoform X1, producing MFESSRRARDVWDAVKLEVADSRGPVVLHSFTQLDPDLPLPESSTQEIGEEVEDDAIFTITLRKVQLHHSSSKGQRWLGVETDAGLSLYETCKVRTIKAGTLERLVEYMVTAFKGKDSTYVTIFLCTYRSFATAKQVLDLLLNRYARLQNVPAATAHRVCQDDCTELRNTVSSILGAWLDQYSEDFWTPPGYDCLHQLLSYLHLHFPGSDLERRARNLLAHFHRRQQREPDADGEHLGCPFATQEESGFEDELPAFSFLSFDPIMVAEQFTLMDADLFKKVVPYHCLGGIWSQRDKKGKEHLAPTIRATVAQFNSVTNCVISTSLSNAALKHNQRARLLERWIDVARECRILKNFSSLRAILSALQCNAVHRLKRTWEEVSRESFRTFRELSEIFSDDNNYSLSRELLVKEGTSKFATLELNPKRAQRRHQQQRDLGVMQGTIPYLGTFLTDLVMMDTAMKDYTEGGLINFEKRRKEFEVIAQIKLLQLASNNYSFTQDAHFREWFASAEKLSEAESYQLSCDIEPLSESASNTLRAKKNGGIMKRWSDRQLAEGSSGCLAAGSGGVGASGSHSKSFDHAHFRPYQDGGDALSVTSVSSSGSDLEDVNASFLSDSPEGHERKTSTPSVKLSVSALGREASAADTTSTFWECTSLSSLDASGSTGSASGSSTASSSSVSSSAATAAAPSSSLSLSASRSHKRSASAVSNYSTLSLPLYNQQVDDCCIIRVSLDVENGNMYKSILVTSQDKTPAVIRKAMIKHNLEREKTEDYELVQKISEEKELRIPDNANVFYAMNSSANYDFVLKKRGPARPPRAKTVASSTLPRMKQKGLKIAKGIF from the exons ATGTTCGAGTCGTCGCGGCGGGCGCGGGATGTGTGGGACGCGGTCAAGCTGGAGGTGGCCGACAGCCGCGGCCCGGTGGTGCTGCACAGCTTCACGCAGCTAGACCCGGATCTGCCTCTCCCGGAG AGCTCGACGCAGGAGATCGGCGAGGAGGTGGAGGACGACGCCATCTTCACCATCACGCTGCGTAAGGTGCAGCTGCACCACTCGTCCAGCAAGGGGCAGCGCTGGCTGGGCGTGGAGACGGACGCCGGCCTCAGCCTGTACGAGACGTGCAAGGTGCGGACCATCAAGGCGGGCACCCTGGAGAGGCTGGTGGAGTACATGGTCACCGCCTTCAAGGGCAAGGATTCCACCTACGTCACCATCTTCCTCTGCACTTACCGATCGTTCGCCACCGCCAAGCAGGTGCTCGACCTGCTGCTCAACAG GTACGCCAGGCTCCAGAATGTTCCGGCGGCGACGGCGCATCGCGTCTGCCAGGACGACTGCACCGAGCTCAGAAA CACGGTGTCGTCCATCTTGGGTGCCTGGTTGGACCAGTACTCGGAGGACTTTTGGACTCCTCCGGGCTACGACTGCCTCCACCAGCTGTTGTCGTACCTCCACCTTCACTTCCCCGGCTCCGACCTGGAGCGTCGCGCCCGCAACCTGCTGGCACATTTCCACAGACGGCAGCAGCGCGAACCCGACGCCGACG GCGAGCACTTGGGCTGCCCGTTCGCCACGCAGGAGGAGAGCGGCTTTGAGGACGAGCTGCCCGCCTTCAGCTTCCTGTCCTTTGACCCCATCATGGTGGCCGAGCAGTTCACGCTTATGGACGCG GACCTGTTCAAGAAGGTGGTCCCGTACCACTGCCTGGGGGGCATCTGGTCGCAGCGCGACAAGAAGGGTAAAGAGCACTTGGCCCCCACCATCCGCGCCACCGTGGCCCAGTTCAACTCGGTCACCAACTGCGTGATCAGCACCAGCCTGAGCAACGCCGCCCTCAAGCACAACCAGAGGGCCCGACTCCTGGAGAGGTGGATCGACGTGGCCCGG GAGTGCCGGATCCTGAAGAACTTCTCCTCGTTGCGAGCCATCCTGTCCGCCCTGCAGTGCAACGCCGTCCACCGCCTGAAGAGGACCTGGGAGGAAGTGTCTCG GGAGAGTTTCCGCACCTTCCGCGAACTTTCCGAGATCTTCTCGGACGACAACAACTACTCGCTCAGCCGGGAGCTGCTGGTCAAG GAGGGAACGTCCAAGTTTGCTACTTTGGAGCTGAATCCCAAGCGAGCTCAGAGGAGGCACCAGCAGCAGCGAGACCTG GGCGTGATGCAGGGCACCATTCCCTACCTGGGCACCTTCCTCACGGACCTGGTCATGATGGACACGGCCATGAAGGACTACACCGAG GGTGGCCTGATCAACTTTGAGAAGAGACGAAAG GAGTTCGAGGTGATCGCGCAGATCAAACTGCTGCAGCTGGCGTCCAACAACTACAGCTTCACGCAGGACGCGCACTTCCGCGAGTGGTTCGCCTCCGCCGAGAAACTCAGCGAGGCCGAGAG CTACCAGCTGTCGTGCGACATCGAGCCGCTCTCGGAGTCGGCCAGCAACACGCTGCGAGCCAAGAAGAACGGAGGCATCATGAAACGATGGAGCGA TCGGCAGCTGGCCGAGGGCTCCTCCGGCTGCCTGGCGGCCGGGAGCGGCGGCGTTGGCGCCTCGGGCTCCCACTCCAAGTCCTTTGACCACGCCCACTTCCGACCCTACCAAGATGGCGGAGATGCCCTCAGCGTCACCTCCGTCAGCTCCAGCGGCTCCGACCTGGAGGACGTCAACGCCAGCTTCCTGTCGGACTCGCCCGAGGGACACGAGAGGAAG ACGTCCACGCCTTCGGTGAAACTTTCCGTCTCGGCGCTGGGGAGGGAAGCTTCGGCGGCAGACACGACCTCCACG TTCTGGGAGTGCACGTCGCTGTCGTCTCTGGACGCGTCGGGCTCCACCGGCTCGGCGTCGGGCTCCAGCacggcgtcgtcgtcgtcggtgTCGTCGTCAGCggcaacggcggcggcgccgtcgtCGTCGCTCTCGCTGTCGGCGTCGCGCTCGCACAAGCGCTCGGCGTCGGCCGTGTCCAACTACTCGACGCTGTCGCTGCCCCTCTACAACCAGCAGGTGGACGACTGCTGCATCATCCGCGTCAGCCTGGACGTGGAGAACGGGAACATGTACAAGAGCATCCTG GTGACCAGTCAGGATAAGACGCCGGCCGTCATCCGCAAGGCGATGATCAAACACAATCTGGAGAGGGAGAAAACCGAAGACTACGAGCTGGTGCAGAAGATCTCCGAAGAgaaag AGCTTCGCATCCCCGACAACGCCAACGTCTTCTACGCCATGAACTCCAGCGCCAACTACGACTTTGTGCTGAAGAAGCGGGGGCCGGCGCGGCCCCCGCGCGCCAAGACGGTGGCCAGCTCCACGCTGCCGCGCATGAAGCAGAAAGGACTGAAGATCGCCAAGGGCATTTTCTGA
- the LOC127602645 gene encoding ral guanine nucleotide dissociation stimulator-like isoform X2 — MIMLEKQSSTQEIGEEVEDDAIFTITLRKVQLHHSSSKGQRWLGVETDAGLSLYETCKVRTIKAGTLERLVEYMVTAFKGKDSTYVTIFLCTYRSFATAKQVLDLLLNRYARLQNVPAATAHRVCQDDCTELRNTVSSILGAWLDQYSEDFWTPPGYDCLHQLLSYLHLHFPGSDLERRARNLLAHFHRRQQREPDADGEHLGCPFATQEESGFEDELPAFSFLSFDPIMVAEQFTLMDADLFKKVVPYHCLGGIWSQRDKKGKEHLAPTIRATVAQFNSVTNCVISTSLSNAALKHNQRARLLERWIDVARECRILKNFSSLRAILSALQCNAVHRLKRTWEEVSRESFRTFRELSEIFSDDNNYSLSRELLVKEGTSKFATLELNPKRAQRRHQQQRDLGVMQGTIPYLGTFLTDLVMMDTAMKDYTEGGLINFEKRRKEFEVIAQIKLLQLASNNYSFTQDAHFREWFASAEKLSEAESYQLSCDIEPLSESASNTLRAKKNGGIMKRWSDRQLAEGSSGCLAAGSGGVGASGSHSKSFDHAHFRPYQDGGDALSVTSVSSSGSDLEDVNASFLSDSPEGHERKTSTPSVKLSVSALGREASAADTTSTFWECTSLSSLDASGSTGSASGSSTASSSSVSSSAATAAAPSSSLSLSASRSHKRSASAVSNYSTLSLPLYNQQVDDCCIIRVSLDVENGNMYKSILVTSQDKTPAVIRKAMIKHNLEREKTEDYELVQKISEEKELRIPDNANVFYAMNSSANYDFVLKKRGPARPPRAKTVASSTLPRMKQKGLKIAKGIF; from the exons AGCTCGACGCAGGAGATCGGCGAGGAGGTGGAGGACGACGCCATCTTCACCATCACGCTGCGTAAGGTGCAGCTGCACCACTCGTCCAGCAAGGGGCAGCGCTGGCTGGGCGTGGAGACGGACGCCGGCCTCAGCCTGTACGAGACGTGCAAGGTGCGGACCATCAAGGCGGGCACCCTGGAGAGGCTGGTGGAGTACATGGTCACCGCCTTCAAGGGCAAGGATTCCACCTACGTCACCATCTTCCTCTGCACTTACCGATCGTTCGCCACCGCCAAGCAGGTGCTCGACCTGCTGCTCAACAG GTACGCCAGGCTCCAGAATGTTCCGGCGGCGACGGCGCATCGCGTCTGCCAGGACGACTGCACCGAGCTCAGAAA CACGGTGTCGTCCATCTTGGGTGCCTGGTTGGACCAGTACTCGGAGGACTTTTGGACTCCTCCGGGCTACGACTGCCTCCACCAGCTGTTGTCGTACCTCCACCTTCACTTCCCCGGCTCCGACCTGGAGCGTCGCGCCCGCAACCTGCTGGCACATTTCCACAGACGGCAGCAGCGCGAACCCGACGCCGACG GCGAGCACTTGGGCTGCCCGTTCGCCACGCAGGAGGAGAGCGGCTTTGAGGACGAGCTGCCCGCCTTCAGCTTCCTGTCCTTTGACCCCATCATGGTGGCCGAGCAGTTCACGCTTATGGACGCG GACCTGTTCAAGAAGGTGGTCCCGTACCACTGCCTGGGGGGCATCTGGTCGCAGCGCGACAAGAAGGGTAAAGAGCACTTGGCCCCCACCATCCGCGCCACCGTGGCCCAGTTCAACTCGGTCACCAACTGCGTGATCAGCACCAGCCTGAGCAACGCCGCCCTCAAGCACAACCAGAGGGCCCGACTCCTGGAGAGGTGGATCGACGTGGCCCGG GAGTGCCGGATCCTGAAGAACTTCTCCTCGTTGCGAGCCATCCTGTCCGCCCTGCAGTGCAACGCCGTCCACCGCCTGAAGAGGACCTGGGAGGAAGTGTCTCG GGAGAGTTTCCGCACCTTCCGCGAACTTTCCGAGATCTTCTCGGACGACAACAACTACTCGCTCAGCCGGGAGCTGCTGGTCAAG GAGGGAACGTCCAAGTTTGCTACTTTGGAGCTGAATCCCAAGCGAGCTCAGAGGAGGCACCAGCAGCAGCGAGACCTG GGCGTGATGCAGGGCACCATTCCCTACCTGGGCACCTTCCTCACGGACCTGGTCATGATGGACACGGCCATGAAGGACTACACCGAG GGTGGCCTGATCAACTTTGAGAAGAGACGAAAG GAGTTCGAGGTGATCGCGCAGATCAAACTGCTGCAGCTGGCGTCCAACAACTACAGCTTCACGCAGGACGCGCACTTCCGCGAGTGGTTCGCCTCCGCCGAGAAACTCAGCGAGGCCGAGAG CTACCAGCTGTCGTGCGACATCGAGCCGCTCTCGGAGTCGGCCAGCAACACGCTGCGAGCCAAGAAGAACGGAGGCATCATGAAACGATGGAGCGA TCGGCAGCTGGCCGAGGGCTCCTCCGGCTGCCTGGCGGCCGGGAGCGGCGGCGTTGGCGCCTCGGGCTCCCACTCCAAGTCCTTTGACCACGCCCACTTCCGACCCTACCAAGATGGCGGAGATGCCCTCAGCGTCACCTCCGTCAGCTCCAGCGGCTCCGACCTGGAGGACGTCAACGCCAGCTTCCTGTCGGACTCGCCCGAGGGACACGAGAGGAAG ACGTCCACGCCTTCGGTGAAACTTTCCGTCTCGGCGCTGGGGAGGGAAGCTTCGGCGGCAGACACGACCTCCACG TTCTGGGAGTGCACGTCGCTGTCGTCTCTGGACGCGTCGGGCTCCACCGGCTCGGCGTCGGGCTCCAGCacggcgtcgtcgtcgtcggtgTCGTCGTCAGCggcaacggcggcggcgccgtcgtCGTCGCTCTCGCTGTCGGCGTCGCGCTCGCACAAGCGCTCGGCGTCGGCCGTGTCCAACTACTCGACGCTGTCGCTGCCCCTCTACAACCAGCAGGTGGACGACTGCTGCATCATCCGCGTCAGCCTGGACGTGGAGAACGGGAACATGTACAAGAGCATCCTG GTGACCAGTCAGGATAAGACGCCGGCCGTCATCCGCAAGGCGATGATCAAACACAATCTGGAGAGGGAGAAAACCGAAGACTACGAGCTGGTGCAGAAGATCTCCGAAGAgaaag AGCTTCGCATCCCCGACAACGCCAACGTCTTCTACGCCATGAACTCCAGCGCCAACTACGACTTTGTGCTGAAGAAGCGGGGGCCGGCGCGGCCCCCGCGCGCCAAGACGGTGGCCAGCTCCACGCTGCCGCGCATGAAGCAGAAAGGACTGAAGATCGCCAAGGGCATTTTCTGA